CCGGATCGTCGTCGTGACGACCTTCGAGAACGACTCCTACGTGTACGACGCGCTGCGCGCCGGAGCCGCCGGGTTCCTGCTGAAGCGGGCGGACGCCGACGCGCTCGTGCAGGCGGTCCGGCTGGTGGCGCGCAGCGACAGCCTGCTGTTCCCGGCGGCCGTCCGCACCCTCGCGACCGAGCGCGCCCGCGCGCACCCGGCGCCGCCCGCGTGGGTGGCGAAGCTCACGGGACGCGAGCGGGAGGTACTGCGGCACATGGCGGAGGGGCTGACCAACGCGGAGATCGCCCGCCGGATGGAGGTCGGCCCCGCCACGGTGAAGTCGCACGTGGCGGCGGTGCTGGCCAAGACGGGCACCCGGGACCGTACGCAGGCGGTCATCGCGGCCTATGAGGCGGGTTTCCTGAACGTCGGATGAGAAACAGGACGGGCGGGAACGATCCGCCCGGCATTGTTCGTCCTCAGTTCGGGATGAACAAGACGATCAGGCGCGCATCGGTCTTCGCGCTGCTGCTGGTGTTCGCTCTGCTGGTCAGGGCGACCTGGGTGCAGTTCTACGAGGGCCAGGCGCTCGCAGACGACAAGGACAACCGGCGGAACGCGATTCTGACGTACTCGGCGCCGCTCGGGAACATCATCGTGGGCGGCCGGTCGGTCACCGGCTCGGCCCCGACGACGACCGGCGACCTCAAGTACAAGCGCACATACACGGACGGCGAGCTGTACGCGGCGGTGACGGGCTACGCGTCGCAGGCGTACGCGCCGACCCAACTGGAGGGCATCTACACCGACCTGCTCAACGGCACGGACAGCCGGCTGAAGTCCGTGATGGACACCCTCACCAACCAGCGGGCCGACCCGGGCAACGTGGTCACGACGATCGACCCGGACGTGCAGAAGGCGGCGTTCGACGCGCTCGGCGACAAGAAGGGCGGGGCCGTCGCCATCGACCCGAAGACCGGGAAGATCCTCGCGGTCGTGTCGTCCCCGTCGTACGACCCCTCGTCGCTGACCGACGCCAACACGGCTGGGACGGCCTGGCAGAAGCTCACGGCGGACCCGGAGAAGCCGCTGGTCAACCGTGCGCTGCGGCAGCCGCTGCCGCCCGGCTCGACGTTCAAGCTGGTCGTGGCGGCGGCCGCGCTGGAGGACGGTCTGTACTCGTCGGTGGACGAGAAGACGGCCAGCCCCGACCCGTACACGCTGCCGGGCACCACGCGGGAGCTGACGAACGAGAACCCGAACGCGCCCTGCACGAACGCCACGATCCGTACGGCGCTGGAGTACTCGTGCAACAACGTCTTCGCCAAGATGGCCGTCCAGCTGGGCCAGGACAAGGTGAAGGCGATGGCCGAGAAGTTCGGCTTCAACGACGACAAGCTGGACGTGCCGGTGCGGGCCTACACGAGCGTGTACCCGTCCGACATGTACCCGTCGCAGACGGCCCTGACGGGCATCGGCCAGTTCGACGTCACGGCGACGCCGCTCCAGATGGCCATGGTGTCGGCGGCCATAGCCAACGGCGGCAAGCTGGTTTCGCCCCATATGGTTTCGCAGATCACCAACAGCGGTGGTGACGTGTTGCAGGACTACGACGACGAGGCGGGCTCGAAGGAGATCGTCAGCTCCTCGACCGCCGAGCAGCTGCAGTCGGCGATGCAGACGGTCGTGGACCAGGGCACGGGCACGAACGCCCAGGTCCCGGGCGCGACCGTGGGCGGCAAGACGGGCACGGCCCAGCACGGCGAGAACAACAGCCAGGTGCCGTACGCCTGGTTCACCTCGTACGGGAAGTCCGACTCGTCGGGCAGGGAGGTTGCCGTGGCGGTCGTCGTCGAGCAGTCGAACGCGGCCCGCTCGGAGGTCAGCGGCAACGGCCTGGCGGCGCCGGTCGCCAAGGCGATGATGGAAGCAGCGCTCAAGGACTGAACCCCGGCTGCCGACAAGCCGTCTGTAGAGACGAGACGGGCCGCCCCCCTCCCCCCGGGGGCGGCCCGTCATCGTTACTTCGCTCCCAGGAACTGCTCGATCGGGTCGATCGCGAAGTACACGAGGAACAGCACCGAGGTCCCCCACAGCAGCCAGTGGACCTCCTTGGCCTTGCCGAGCACGGTCTTGATGACGACGTAGGCGAGGAAGCCGGCGCCGATGCCGTTGGTGATGGAGTAGGTGAACGGCATCACGGCGATGGTGAGGAAGGCGGGGATGGCGATGTCGTACCGGTCCCAGTCGATGTGCTTGACCTGGGTCATCATCAGGAAGCCGACGGCGACCAGGGCGGGGGCGGCCGCCTGGAGCGGGACGATGGTGAGCAGCGGGGTCAGGAACAGCGCGAGGCCGAACAGGCCGCCGGTGACGAGGTTGGAGAAGCCGGTGCGCGAGCCCTCGCCGACGCCGGCCGCGGACTCGATGTAGGAGGTCGCCGAGGAGGCCGAGGCCGCGCCGCCCGCGACCGCCGCGGCACCGTCGATCAGCAGCACCCGGCCGAGGTTGGGGACCTTGCCCTCCTCGTCGAGCAGACCCGCCTCGGCGCTGATGCCGACGACCGTGCCCATGGTGTCGAAGAAGTCCGACAGGATCAGGGTGAAGACCAGCAGCACGACGGTGATGACGCCGACACCGGGGGCGCTGAAGGCGCCGAACAGGTCGAAGTCGCCGATGAGTCCGAAGTCGGGGGCGTCGACGAGCTTGTCGGGCCAGGACGGCGTGGTCAGGCCCCAGCTCTTGATGTCGGCAGTGGAGTTGATCACTATCGCCAGTGCCGTCATGGTGACGATGCTGATCAGGATGGCGCCCTTGACCTTGCGGGCGAGCAGGCCGATCGTCAGCAGGACGCCGAGGCAGAAGACGAGCATGGGCCAGCCGGTGAGGGTTCCGGTGCCGCCCAGCTGAACGGGCACGGTGGTGTTCGCGGCGTCGGGGATGCGGCTGACGAACCCCGCGTCGACGAAGCCGATGAAGGCGATGAACAGGCCGATGCCGACGCTGATCGCCTGCTTGAGCGGCTGGGGTATGGCGTGCATGACGGCCTCGCGCAGACCGGTCACCACCAGCACGCAGATCAGCAGGCCTTCGAGGACGATCAGGCCCATCGCGTCGTCCCAGCTCATCAGCGGGGCGATCTGGAAGGCCACGACGGCGTTCAGGCCGAGCCCGGCGGCGAGCGCGAGGGGCAGATTGCCGCCCACGCCCATGATGATCGTCATGACCGCGGCCACCAGGGCGGTGGCGGTGGTGAGCTGGACGGCGTCCAACTGGTGCCCGAACTTGTCCTTCGCGCTGCCCAGGATGATGGGATTCAGGACAAGGATGTAGGCCATCGTGAAGAACGTGGCGAAGCCGCCGCGGATCTCACGGCCGAAGGTGGACCCCCGCGCGGAGATCTTGAAGAACCGGTCGACGCTGTTCACCGCGGGTGGTGCGGCGTCGGGCCGGTCGGCCACCTTCTGCGATTCGGACATGGCTGGTGCTCCTCGGTGCCTGGGTGATCGGTGTGCGGATGCTGGCTGGATTGTTCCTGCGTTGAACCACGTTCAGGTTTTCTTCGTGTTACGGAATCAGAGTCCGGCCTGCCATACGCCGTTCGAAGCTCCGTACGAACCATCCTGAGAACGCTGCTACGCTTCCCGATCTCGTCCGGACCTCCCCCGGATGATCACATGTCATCTGCATGACATTCACAGGCACCCCCGGCCGGGAGTGTCCGAAGCCGCTGCGAGGAGAGGTCGCCCGTGGGCACAGTCGTCGACGACGCCGCCTCCGTGGAGTTCCACGCCTTCTTCGAGCGTCACTACGCAGAACTGTCCCGTCTGGCCTACCTGCTGACGGGCGAGTCGGACACCGCCGACGACCTGGCGGCGGACGCGTTGCTGGCGCTGTGGCACCGCTGGGACCGAGTACGCGCGGCCGACCATCCGGCTGCGTACGCGCGCGGTGTGGTCGCCAACCTGGCCCGCAGCCGGATCCGCAGCGCCGTGCGGGAGCGGCGGCGCATCGCCCTGTTCTGGTCGCAGCGCGAGGAGAACACCGAGAACCCGGACGTCGCGGGCGTGGTCGACGTCCAGGAGGCGTTGCGCAGGCTGCCGTTTCGCAAGCGGGCCTGTGTGGTGCTGCGGCACGCGTTCGACCTCTCGGAGAAGGACACCGCGCTCGCCCTCGGCGTCTCGGTGGGTACGGTGAAGAGCCAGACCTCCAAGGGAATGGCCGAACTCCAGCGGTTGCTGGGCACACAGGGCGTACCGCAGCGGATGCACGCGACGGTGGGCGCTCCCCGTTGTTCGCCGGTCGTGGAAAGCTTGCGGGCGCGCACCGGTGAGGGCGGAGGAAGGGACCGATGACCATGCGGCGGGACGTGCACGAGGAGCTGCGCGCCCGGCTGCACGAGGCGGCCGGGACGCACGAGCCCGAGCGGGAGCGCATCCTGGCCCGGGTCGAGCGCGGTATGGCCGGTCCGGCCGGCTCCGGGCACCGGGCGACGCGTCCGCCCGTGTTCGGGTGGATGCGGGTGGCCGGTGCGACGGCTGCGGTGGCGGGTGTGCTGGCGGTGGGCGGTTACGCGGTCGCGTCCGCGGTGAAGGAGGAGACCTCCCCGCAGCAGCAGGACGTGGCGACGTCTCCCACGCTCACGCCCACGCCGTCGCCGGAGGCGACGAGCCGGCCCCCCGCGCCGCCGTTGGATCCCACACCGTCCGCCCCGCCGGAGCACCGCGAGTCCGCTCCACCGCCCTCGCGGACGCCGAGCACCTCCGTCACCGGGCGGCCGCCCGCCGCCACCGAGGACGGGCCGCTGTGGTCGGACGGCTCGGTCGACCCGCACAGCAACGACTTCTGGGCGCAGAGCAACATCACGATCAAGACGCGCGAGGAACTGACCGCG
This region of Streptomyces caelestis genomic DNA includes:
- a CDS encoding response regulator transcription factor, yielding MTRPTPIRVVLADDERMVRTALRAILSAEPDLEVVGEAATGAEAVSVVRDLRPDVVLMDVRMPETDGIRATEQILATLDEPPRIVVVTTFENDSYVYDALRAGAAGFLLKRADADALVQAVRLVARSDSLLFPAAVRTLATERARAHPAPPAWVAKLTGREREVLRHMAEGLTNAEIARRMEVGPATVKSHVAAVLAKTGTRDRTQAVIAAYEAGFLNVG
- a CDS encoding peptidoglycan D,D-transpeptidase FtsI family protein produces the protein MNKTIRRASVFALLLVFALLVRATWVQFYEGQALADDKDNRRNAILTYSAPLGNIIVGGRSVTGSAPTTTGDLKYKRTYTDGELYAAVTGYASQAYAPTQLEGIYTDLLNGTDSRLKSVMDTLTNQRADPGNVVTTIDPDVQKAAFDALGDKKGGAVAIDPKTGKILAVVSSPSYDPSSLTDANTAGTAWQKLTADPEKPLVNRALRQPLPPGSTFKLVVAAAALEDGLYSSVDEKTASPDPYTLPGTTRELTNENPNAPCTNATIRTALEYSCNNVFAKMAVQLGQDKVKAMAEKFGFNDDKLDVPVRAYTSVYPSDMYPSQTALTGIGQFDVTATPLQMAMVSAAIANGGKLVSPHMVSQITNSGGDVLQDYDDEAGSKEIVSSSTAEQLQSAMQTVVDQGTGTNAQVPGATVGGKTGTAQHGENNSQVPYAWFTSYGKSDSSGREVAVAVVVEQSNAARSEVSGNGLAAPVAKAMMEAALKD
- a CDS encoding NCS2 family permease — its product is MSESQKVADRPDAAPPAVNSVDRFFKISARGSTFGREIRGGFATFFTMAYILVLNPIILGSAKDKFGHQLDAVQLTTATALVAAVMTIIMGVGGNLPLALAAGLGLNAVVAFQIAPLMSWDDAMGLIVLEGLLICVLVVTGLREAVMHAIPQPLKQAISVGIGLFIAFIGFVDAGFVSRIPDAANTTVPVQLGGTGTLTGWPMLVFCLGVLLTIGLLARKVKGAILISIVTMTALAIVINSTADIKSWGLTTPSWPDKLVDAPDFGLIGDFDLFGAFSAPGVGVITVVLLVFTLILSDFFDTMGTVVGISAEAGLLDEEGKVPNLGRVLLIDGAAAVAGGAASASSATSYIESAAGVGEGSRTGFSNLVTGGLFGLALFLTPLLTIVPLQAAAPALVAVGFLMMTQVKHIDWDRYDIAIPAFLTIAVMPFTYSITNGIGAGFLAYVVIKTVLGKAKEVHWLLWGTSVLFLVYFAIDPIEQFLGAK
- a CDS encoding SigE family RNA polymerase sigma factor — its product is MGTVVDDAASVEFHAFFERHYAELSRLAYLLTGESDTADDLAADALLALWHRWDRVRAADHPAAYARGVVANLARSRIRSAVRERRRIALFWSQREENTENPDVAGVVDVQEALRRLPFRKRACVVLRHAFDLSEKDTALALGVSVGTVKSQTSKGMAELQRLLGTQGVPQRMHATVGAPRCSPVVESLRARTGEGGGRDR